A single region of the Borrelia hermsii DAH genome encodes:
- the radA gene encoding DNA repair protein RadA gives MAKKKDKEIYKCLNCGYKSLKWLGKCPECFSWESLEHYVEPKSSYGANLSKSKSEIFSLKDFKQVDNVRYLTGIEEFDRVLGAGIVIGSAILISGEPGIGKSTFLLQISSILSLDGKNVLYLAGEESIPQIKLRANRLKISSDILITNEIDVDALIEMLANIELDFMVVDSIQTLNSREVQGSLGGVAQLKHCVYKLVEWAKGKNITLCLVGHVTKDGILAGPKIIEHMVDSVFYFEEAKKSLRMLRATKNRFGTINEIGIFEMTSLGLVEIKDPSSIFLERKEEISSGIAIGIINEGSRVLFVEIQALITRTGMNISRIFSEKIDSKKISRILAVISKYLNLNFNNDDIYVNVSGGLRIDDVEIELAVLVALFSAKTNVIISQELIFTGEISLSGEIKVSSNIESKVIAALKAGFKSVFGANLRDNHYNGYESIGSVLGVVRRLVQDSRIKDHENNLFKNSNIKK, from the coding sequence ATGGCAAAAAAGAAAGATAAGGAAATTTATAAATGTTTAAATTGTGGATATAAATCTTTAAAATGGCTAGGGAAATGTCCTGAGTGCTTTAGTTGGGAAAGTTTAGAGCATTATGTTGAACCTAAATCTAGCTATGGGGCAAATTTAAGCAAGTCAAAAAGTGAGATTTTTTCTTTAAAAGATTTTAAGCAAGTTGATAATGTTAGGTATTTAACAGGTATTGAAGAGTTTGATAGAGTTCTTGGTGCTGGGATTGTAATTGGTAGTGCAATTTTGATATCAGGAGAGCCTGGCATTGGAAAATCAACTTTTTTACTTCAGATTTCTAGTATTCTTTCACTTGATGGCAAAAATGTGCTTTATCTTGCGGGTGAAGAATCAATTCCACAAATTAAGTTGAGAGCAAATAGACTTAAAATTTCTTCTGATATATTGATAACTAATGAGATAGATGTTGATGCTTTAATAGAAATGCTTGCAAATATTGAGCTTGACTTTATGGTTGTTGATTCTATTCAAACTTTGAATTCAAGAGAAGTGCAAGGTAGTCTTGGCGGGGTTGCTCAGTTAAAACATTGTGTTTACAAGCTTGTAGAGTGGGCAAAGGGAAAGAATATAACTTTATGTTTAGTGGGACATGTTACAAAGGATGGTATTTTAGCGGGACCAAAAATAATAGAGCATATGGTAGATTCTGTTTTTTATTTTGAAGAGGCAAAAAAATCTTTGCGTATGCTTAGAGCTACTAAGAATAGGTTTGGCACTATTAATGAGATAGGTATTTTTGAAATGACGAGTTTGGGACTTGTTGAGATTAAAGATCCATCTTCTATTTTTTTGGAGAGGAAAGAAGAGATATCCTCAGGTATTGCTATTGGAATTATTAATGAGGGGAGTAGAGTCTTGTTTGTTGAGATACAGGCTTTAATTACAAGGACAGGCATGAATATTTCTAGAATTTTTTCAGAAAAAATAGATTCTAAAAAAATATCAAGAATTTTAGCTGTTATTAGTAAATATTTAAATCTTAATTTTAATAATGATGATATCTATGTTAATGTTTCTGGGGGACTTAGGATTGATGATGTAGAGATTGAACTTGCCGTTTTAGTTGCATTATTTTCTGCTAAGACTAATGTTATTATCAGTCAAGAGTTAATCTTTACAGGTGAGATTTCTCTTTCAGGAGAAATTAAAGTATCCTCTAATATTGAGAGTAAGGTTATTGCAGCTTTGAAAGCTGGATTTAAAAGTGTTTTTGGTGCTAATTTAAGAGACAATCATTATAATGGATATGAGAGTATAGGCAGTGTTTTAGGTGTTGTTAGGCGATTGGTGCAAGATAGCAGAATAAAAGATCATGAAAACAATCTGTTTAAAAATAGTAATATAAAAAAATAA
- the rsmI gene encoding 16S rRNA (cytidine(1402)-2'-O)-methyltransferase, with translation MLYIVGTPIGNLGDITYRAIDILKLVDVIFAEDTRVTKRLLSHYGIVKKLISCNAVIEHKRIGLLLDYLSSGRSVAFVSDAGTPCLSDPGGLLVDAAFKNGYKVCPIPGISSFNAVISVSPFKDKVIVFEGFLPNKGIKRIKRIEELYNRGDAFILLESSHRILKLLSEISLVNLDANVLVGREMTKLYEEYKIGKPLELKKYFEENNKNKGEFTVLVSRKSKG, from the coding sequence GTGTTATACATTGTGGGAACACCCATAGGCAATTTAGGTGATATTACATATCGTGCAATTGATATTTTAAAGTTAGTTGATGTTATATTTGCTGAGGATACAAGAGTTACTAAGAGGCTTTTATCTCATTATGGTATTGTTAAGAAATTGATTTCTTGCAATGCTGTAATAGAGCATAAGAGAATTGGTTTGTTGTTAGACTACTTATCTAGTGGAAGAAGCGTAGCTTTTGTTAGTGATGCTGGCACCCCTTGTCTTAGCGATCCTGGTGGTTTACTTGTTGATGCGGCATTTAAAAATGGGTATAAAGTTTGTCCTATTCCAGGCATTAGTTCTTTTAATGCGGTTATTAGTGTGAGTCCTTTTAAAGATAAGGTTATAGTCTTTGAAGGGTTTTTGCCAAACAAAGGAATTAAAAGGATAAAAAGGATTGAGGAACTTTATAATAGAGGAGATGCATTTATTCTTCTTGAATCCAGTCATAGGATTTTGAAGTTATTATCTGAAATTTCTTTAGTCAATTTAGATGCTAATGTCTTAGTTGGTCGTGAGATGACTAAATTATATGAGGAATATAAAATTGGTAAGCCTTTAGAATTAAAAAAATATTTTGAAGAGAATAACAAAAATAAGGGAGAATTTACGGTTTTAGTTAGCAGAAAGTCTAAAGGTTAA
- a CDS encoding DUF1893 domain-containing protein, whose amino-acid sequence MISGLNPTLRLFKEHRILYSNMERGLKPLLEVDNFINKYIQNKEGLEIYDKVVGKAAAVIIYNIGLQNVQAGVISQPAKDFLESRGIRVSFKRLVEKINDKTENLIESLENPGEVYKYMIKRGIIVSNY is encoded by the coding sequence ATGATATCAGGATTAAATCCTACATTAAGATTGTTTAAGGAACATAGGATACTTTACTCTAATATGGAAAGAGGTTTAAAGCCCCTCTTAGAGGTTGATAATTTTATTAATAAATACATTCAAAATAAAGAAGGTTTGGAAATTTATGATAAGGTTGTAGGCAAGGCCGCTGCTGTTATCATTTATAATATTGGGCTTCAAAATGTTCAGGCAGGTGTTATTTCTCAACCAGCAAAGGACTTTTTGGAAAGTAGAGGGATAAGAGTGAGTTTTAAAAGATTAGTAGAGAAGATAAATGATAAAACTGAGAATTTGATTGAGAGTTTAGAAAATCCAGGTGAGGTTTATAAGTACATGATTAAGAGAGGGATCATTGTAAGTAATTATTAA
- a CDS encoding YigZ family protein gives MILIPQENTYSKIEVKKSIFLSYIFHVKGKEEINKILKEYKLKFKNATHVVYGFRIGNSNSFISGMNDDKEPRSTAGKPTLEAILNKNLTDTLIITVRYFGGTLLGKQGLTKAYSKAAQEVINKSNLIEKEEMETLCLNLNYNQYNLLIRIKNKMGIKIIDANFLDKINTTIKFNTKNKKNIMTFLQENSLI, from the coding sequence ATGATACTAATTCCTCAAGAAAATACCTATTCAAAAATTGAAGTAAAAAAATCAATTTTCTTATCATATATTTTCCATGTAAAGGGAAAAGAAGAAATAAATAAAATATTAAAAGAATATAAATTAAAATTTAAAAATGCAACTCATGTTGTCTACGGATTTAGAATTGGCAATTCAAATTCATTTATAAGCGGAATGAACGATGACAAAGAACCACGTTCAACAGCTGGAAAACCTACGCTAGAGGCCATATTAAACAAAAACTTAACAGATACCCTAATTATTACGGTGCGCTATTTTGGAGGAACTCTGCTTGGAAAACAAGGTTTAACTAAAGCATATTCCAAGGCAGCACAAGAAGTAATTAATAAATCAAATCTAATAGAAAAGGAAGAAATGGAAACATTATGCCTTAATCTAAACTACAACCAATATAATTTACTTATACGAATAAAAAATAAGATGGGGATTAAAATTATAGACGCTAATTTCCTAGATAAAATAAATACTACAATAAAATTTAACACAAAAAACAAAAAAAATATCATGACATTTTTACAAGAAAACTCCCTAATCTAA
- a CDS encoding ParA family protein — translation MKIISIINQKGGVGKTTSAINIAYSITLLNKKALLIDIDSQGNTSSGVNILKKEDTNSSYELIYKKQKIKPIKNFNLDIIPSSLKLALLEKELIHEIARENFLKNALEKYKQDGYDFIILDCPPTLSILTINALVASKYLLIPIETEFFAFEGINQLLDTITVVKRINKDLEIAGVFINKYDIRNKSKEKYIDYLKKVFKDKFLNTKIRKNISISKSQEKNIPVHMYNKESNAAKDFLELTKEIMMKIKG, via the coding sequence ATGAAAATAATATCCATTATTAACCAAAAGGGAGGTGTTGGCAAAACAACTAGTGCTATAAATATTGCCTATTCAATCACATTGCTTAATAAAAAAGCTCTCCTAATAGACATTGACTCTCAAGGAAATACCAGTAGTGGTGTTAACATTTTAAAAAAAGAAGATACAAATTCAAGCTATGAACTTATCTATAAAAAGCAAAAAATTAAACCTATTAAAAATTTTAACTTAGATATAATCCCTTCAAGTCTTAAGTTGGCACTACTTGAGAAAGAATTAATACATGAAATTGCAAGGGAAAACTTTCTAAAAAATGCTTTAGAGAAATACAAACAAGATGGGTATGATTTCATCATCCTTGACTGTCCTCCAACCCTCTCAATACTTACAATAAACGCCCTTGTTGCAAGCAAATATCTTTTAATACCAATAGAAACAGAATTTTTTGCATTTGAAGGGATCAATCAATTATTAGACACAATAACTGTTGTCAAACGGATAAATAAAGATCTAGAGATCGCTGGTGTATTTATAAATAAGTATGATATCAGAAATAAGAGCAAAGAAAAATATATTGACTATCTAAAAAAAGTATTCAAAGACAAATTTCTAAATACCAAAATAAGAAAAAATATAAGTATTTCTAAATCCCAAGAAAAAAACATACCAGTACACATGTATAACAAAGAAAGTAATGCAGCAAAGGACTTTTTAGAGCTTACAAAAGAAATAATGATGAAAATTAAAGGATAA
- a CDS encoding ParB/RepB/Spo0J family partition protein — protein sequence MNETFKMVDINLLDVDKSQPRKSINLAELEELSISIKENGILQPIVVFHDNGRYNLVIGERRFRAAKLAGMNQIPVIEIETTRENKDFMSLIENIQRENLTPVEEAYAYKNLMDKHSLTQKALSEKIGKNRSYVANLVRILELEQEILNSLHKKEISLGHAKVLLSLKDNQDRYGLYLLIIKKKLSVRDAENYVKNFYRPINDKSEILRDPFLNSVKEFLISRIQTKISIKGSKEKGKIEISYFTSSDLKRIISIFESIK from the coding sequence ATGAACGAGACTTTTAAAATGGTAGATATCAATCTTTTAGATGTAGATAAATCGCAGCCTAGAAAGTCTATTAATCTTGCTGAGCTTGAAGAATTAAGTATCTCTATAAAAGAGAATGGAATATTGCAACCCATTGTTGTTTTTCATGATAATGGTAGATATAACCTAGTCATAGGTGAGCGAAGATTTAGAGCTGCTAAATTAGCTGGTATGAATCAAATTCCTGTTATAGAGATAGAGACTACTAGAGAAAATAAAGATTTTATGTCTTTAATTGAAAATATTCAGAGAGAAAATTTAACTCCTGTTGAAGAAGCATATGCTTATAAAAATCTTATGGATAAGCATTCTTTGACTCAAAAAGCTTTATCTGAAAAGATCGGTAAAAATAGGTCTTACGTTGCTAATTTAGTTCGAATTTTAGAGCTTGAGCAGGAAATATTAAATTCCCTGCATAAAAAAGAAATATCATTAGGTCATGCTAAAGTTTTATTGTCGTTAAAGGATAATCAGGATAGGTATGGACTTTATCTTTTAATTATTAAAAAGAAATTGTCCGTTAGGGATGCAGAAAATTATGTTAAAAATTTTTATAGACCTATTAATGATAAATCAGAAATCTTAAGAGATCCTTTTTTAAATAGTGTTAAAGAATTTTTAATAAGTAGAATACAAACTAAAATAAGCATTAAGGGAAGCAAAGAAAAAGGGAAGATCGAGATAAGCTATTTCACATCTTCTGATTTAAAAAGAATTATTTCTATCTTTGAGAGTATTAAGTAA
- the gyrA gene encoding DNA topoisomerase (ATP-hydrolyzing) subunit A, producing MVTEEDKEQILNIKIEDEVKTSYLNYAMSVIVSRALPDVRDGLKPVHRRILYSMHEMGLRADKAFKKAGRIVGDVLGKYHPHGDQSIYEALVRLAQDFSLRYPIVIGQGNFGSIDGDPPAAMRYTEARMARVAEELVRDIDKQTVDFRANYDDSLLEPEVLPAAFPFLLVNGSSGIAVGMATNMAPHNLKEICDAIVYMLDHDSVSVYDLIEIVKGPDFPTYAEIIYNESLIKAYTTGKGSVVIRARYHIEEKFEDHIAIIITQIPYAVNKSSLLMKIAFLIKEEKLEGVSDIRDESDREGIRIVLEIKKGFDPHVVMNLLYEYTELRKNFSINNLALVNGIPKQLNLKELISAFIEHRKEIVRRRVEFDLKRAREKAHILEGLNIALRNIDRVIEIIRFARLVKDAKECIIKEFNLSEIQANSILDMKLQKLTSIETEKLEEEFKILLALIKDYEDILNSPERVVNIVREEIINLSLKFGDERRTKIIYDEEVLKTSMSDLMQRENVIVILTKQGFIKRILQDEYKLQGIGGKGLGSFDLQDRDQVNITLCVNTHDFLFMISNEGKLYVINAYGIKDTSRTSKGQNVRELINLGETEEILAIKNCNELSVDNYLLITTANGKIARIETEGFKTVKARGVIVIKLDDNDFVTSAEIVSKNEKIICISKKGNAFAFNSDNIRLTHRGTQGVSGMKVREGDVLIKALAVKQGSHLLVVSENGYGKRLEISKVTDLKRGATGYTCYKKSDEKAGEVVDAITVVQDDEILLVSKGAKVLRTLVDKISEQGKDARGMQVLSLDEDKLISVSKFIK from the coding sequence ATGGTAACTGAAGAAGATAAAGAGCAAATATTAAATATAAAAATAGAGGATGAGGTTAAGACTTCATATCTAAATTATGCGATGTCTGTTATTGTTTCAAGAGCCCTTCCTGATGTTAGAGATGGTCTTAAACCTGTGCACAGAAGAATCCTTTATTCAATGCATGAAATGGGACTTAGGGCTGATAAGGCATTTAAGAAGGCTGGACGAATCGTTGGAGATGTTCTTGGTAAATACCATCCCCATGGTGATCAGTCGATTTACGAAGCACTTGTAAGGCTTGCACAGGATTTTTCTTTAAGATACCCTATAGTAATCGGACAGGGAAATTTTGGTTCTATTGATGGCGACCCTCCTGCTGCTATGAGGTATACTGAAGCTCGAATGGCAAGAGTAGCTGAAGAGCTTGTTAGAGATATAGATAAGCAAACTGTTGATTTTAGAGCCAATTATGATGATTCTTTGCTTGAGCCTGAAGTTTTGCCAGCTGCTTTTCCATTTCTATTAGTCAATGGTTCTAGTGGAATTGCTGTTGGAATGGCAACGAATATGGCTCCACATAATTTGAAGGAAATTTGTGATGCCATAGTTTATATGTTAGATCATGATAGTGTTTCTGTTTATGATTTAATTGAGATAGTTAAAGGACCAGATTTCCCTACTTATGCTGAAATCATTTATAATGAGAGTTTAATTAAGGCTTATACGACTGGGAAGGGTAGTGTTGTTATTCGAGCTCGGTATCATATTGAAGAAAAGTTTGAAGATCATATTGCTATTATAATTACACAAATACCTTATGCTGTTAATAAATCTTCTTTGCTTATGAAAATTGCATTCTTAATAAAAGAAGAAAAGCTTGAAGGTGTATCTGATATAAGGGATGAGTCGGACCGTGAAGGTATTAGAATTGTCCTTGAAATTAAAAAAGGCTTTGATCCTCATGTTGTTATGAATTTGCTTTATGAATATACGGAACTGAGGAAAAATTTTAGCATAAATAACTTGGCTCTTGTTAATGGAATTCCAAAACAATTAAATTTAAAAGAACTTATATCTGCGTTTATTGAACATAGAAAGGAGATTGTTAGAAGGCGGGTAGAGTTTGACTTAAAGAGGGCAAGAGAAAAGGCGCATATTCTTGAAGGATTAAATATTGCCTTAAGAAATATTGATAGAGTGATAGAAATAATAAGATTTGCTAGACTTGTAAAGGATGCTAAAGAATGTATTATTAAGGAATTTAATTTGTCAGAAATTCAAGCTAATTCTATACTGGATATGAAGTTACAGAAATTAACATCTATTGAAACAGAGAAACTTGAAGAAGAGTTTAAGATTCTCTTGGCTTTAATAAAAGATTATGAAGATATTTTGAACAGTCCAGAAAGGGTTGTTAATATTGTAAGGGAAGAGATTATTAATTTAAGTTTAAAATTTGGCGATGAGCGCCGAACAAAAATAATTTATGATGAGGAGGTTTTAAAAACTAGTATGTCAGATTTAATGCAGAGGGAAAATGTTATTGTTATTCTTACAAAGCAAGGTTTCATTAAAAGAATCTTACAAGATGAGTATAAACTTCAAGGTATAGGTGGTAAGGGCCTTGGTTCTTTTGACTTACAAGATAGAGATCAAGTTAATATTACTTTATGTGTAAATACTCATGACTTTTTATTTATGATTTCAAATGAAGGGAAGCTTTATGTAATTAATGCTTATGGAATTAAGGATACTTCTAGGACTTCAAAGGGACAAAATGTTCGTGAGCTTATTAATTTGGGAGAAACAGAAGAAATATTGGCTATTAAAAATTGTAATGAATTATCTGTGGATAATTACTTATTAATAACAACTGCAAATGGAAAAATAGCTCGTATTGAAACGGAAGGCTTTAAAACAGTTAAAGCAAGAGGTGTTATTGTTATTAAACTTGATGATAATGATTTTGTTACAAGTGCTGAAATTGTTTCTAAGAATGAAAAAATTATTTGTATTTCTAAAAAAGGTAATGCTTTTGCATTTAATTCAGATAATATTAGACTTACACATAGAGGAACTCAAGGTGTGTCTGGTATGAAAGTAAGAGAGGGTGATGTGTTGATTAAGGCGTTAGCAGTAAAGCAAGGATCCCATCTTTTAGTTGTTTCTGAGAATGGATATGGAAAGAGATTAGAAATATCTAAAGTGACTGATCTTAAAAGGGGAGCTACTGGTTATACTTGCTATAAGAAATCCGATGAGAAGGCAGGTGAAGTTGTTGATGCTATTACAGTTGTACAGGATGATGAAATATTACTTGTAAGTAAGGGTGCAAAAGTTTTACGAACATTGGTTGATAAAATATCTGAACAGGGTAAAGATGCTAGAGGAATGCAGGTATTATCTCTTGATGAGGATAAGTTGATATCGGTTTCAAAATTTATTAAATAA
- the gyrB gene encoding DNA topoisomerase (ATP-hydrolyzing) subunit B: MSYVASNIQVLKGLEAVRKRPGMYIGSVSINGLHHLVYEVVDNSIDEALAGFCDKIEVVINSDNSVTVNDNGRGIPTDVHEEEGISALELVLTKLHSGGKFNKGTYKVSGGLHGVGISVVNALSSFLAVIVSRDGKLFKQTYSRGIPTSEVDIIGVSSARGTKVTFLADSEIFETLEYDFETLSKRLRELAFLNDKIRISIEDRRSGKEKFLEFYFEGGIKAFVDYITNNSKNIQNEPYFIEGSCDDVIVSVGLKWTEGYSDHILSFVNNINTREGGTHVAGFKSGFLKAMSEAFRDSKISKKDVPSLTLDDFKEGLTAVISIKIPEPQFEGQTKGKLGNSYVKKIVETIVHDGLLKVIDDNLLEVDIILNKAIRAARAREAARKARESERKKSAFESLALPGKLADCASKNPAEREIYIVEGDSAGGSAKMGRDRFSQAILPLWGKMLNVEKTREDKVITNDKLIPIIASLGAGVGKTFYIEKLRYHKIIIMADADVDGSHIRTLLLTFFFRYMRELIENGHVYIAMPPLYKLKYENREHYFYDDLEKEAFLGSIETGKRDKVSLQRYKGLGEMNPTQLWETTMNPATRKMKLIKINDAIQAEKIFVTLMGDDVEPRREFIEQNALDVVNLDV, from the coding sequence ATGAGTTATGTTGCTAGTAATATTCAAGTGCTAAAGGGTCTTGAAGCTGTTAGGAAAAGGCCTGGTATGTATATTGGATCCGTTTCAATTAATGGATTGCATCACTTGGTTTATGAGGTAGTTGACAATAGCATTGACGAGGCTTTGGCAGGGTTTTGTGATAAAATAGAGGTTGTTATAAATTCAGATAATTCTGTAACAGTCAATGACAATGGTAGAGGTATTCCTACAGATGTTCATGAAGAGGAAGGAATTAGTGCGCTTGAACTTGTTTTAACTAAGCTACATTCTGGAGGAAAATTTAATAAAGGTACTTATAAGGTTTCTGGTGGACTTCATGGCGTTGGGATTTCGGTTGTTAATGCTTTATCATCTTTTTTGGCAGTTATTGTTAGCAGGGATGGAAAGCTTTTTAAACAGACTTATTCAAGGGGTATTCCAACATCTGAGGTTGATATTATTGGGGTAAGTTCTGCTAGGGGTACTAAAGTTACTTTTTTAGCTGATTCTGAGATTTTTGAAACTTTAGAATATGATTTTGAAACTTTATCAAAGAGACTTAGGGAACTTGCATTTTTAAATGATAAGATACGAATTTCAATTGAAGATAGGAGATCGGGAAAAGAGAAATTTTTGGAATTTTATTTTGAAGGTGGAATAAAAGCTTTTGTAGATTATATAACCAATAATAGCAAAAATATTCAAAATGAGCCTTATTTTATTGAAGGATCTTGTGATGATGTTATTGTTAGTGTTGGGCTTAAGTGGACTGAAGGATATTCTGATCATATTTTATCATTTGTAAATAATATTAATACTAGAGAGGGAGGAACTCATGTTGCTGGTTTTAAGAGTGGATTTTTAAAGGCAATGAGTGAAGCTTTTAGAGATTCAAAGATAAGCAAGAAAGATGTTCCAAGTCTTACATTAGATGATTTTAAAGAAGGTTTAACGGCGGTAATTTCTATTAAGATTCCAGAACCCCAATTTGAAGGTCAAACTAAGGGAAAATTGGGAAATTCTTATGTAAAGAAAATCGTTGAAACTATTGTGCATGATGGGCTTTTGAAAGTTATTGATGATAATCTTTTAGAAGTAGATATTATTCTTAATAAGGCAATAAGAGCTGCTCGTGCTCGTGAAGCCGCAAGAAAAGCAAGAGAGTCTGAGAGAAAAAAAAGTGCATTTGAAAGCTTGGCATTGCCTGGCAAATTGGCAGATTGTGCGTCTAAAAATCCGGCTGAGAGGGAGATTTATATTGTAGAGGGTGATTCTGCAGGAGGAAGTGCTAAAATGGGAAGAGATAGGTTTTCTCAAGCCATCTTGCCATTGTGGGGTAAAATGCTTAATGTTGAAAAGACACGGGAAGATAAGGTTATTACAAATGACAAACTTATTCCAATAATTGCATCTCTTGGTGCTGGTGTTGGAAAGACTTTTTATATTGAAAAACTTCGTTATCATAAGATTATTATTATGGCTGATGCTGATGTTGATGGATCTCATATTCGAACATTGCTTCTTACTTTTTTCTTTCGTTACATGAGGGAGTTAATTGAGAATGGGCATGTATACATAGCTATGCCACCTCTTTATAAACTTAAATATGAAAATAGGGAGCATTATTTTTATGATGATTTGGAAAAGGAAGCTTTTTTAGGATCAATTGAGACTGGCAAGAGAGATAAAGTTAGTCTTCAAAGGTATAAGGGTCTTGGAGAAATGAATCCTACACAACTTTGGGAAACTACTATGAATCCTGCTACTAGGAAGATGAAATTAATAAAAATAAATGATGCTATACAGGCTGAGAAAATTTTTGTTACTCTTATGGGAGATGATGTTGAACCTAGAAGAGAATTTATTGAGCAGAATGCGCTTGATGTAGTAAATCTGGATGTATGA
- the dnaA gene encoding chromosomal replication initiator protein DnaA, with product MQEGKNIWSLILAAIRKELSEEEFYIWFENLYFIDATDENIKISAPNSFHKNQVEKRFAKRIKEILIEKGHNTINVEFINSPNDSKTHNMESKNISLKDISTQQDSPEKRTTFKIHTKNIIESTKQYTTKEEIHTKYRNPFLKKKYTFENFITGPNNKLAYNASLSIAKNPGKKYNPCLIYGGVGLGKTHLLQSIGNKTEELHKEFKILYVTAENFLNEFVESIKTNETKRFKKKYRYLDMLLLDDIHDLQKKEGIQEELFHTFNALYEDNKQMVFTCDRQPSELINFTDRLKSRFTRGLNVDISKPNFELRVAIIEKKAEEDGIKVPKSILNLVAKKVTTNIRDLEAAVTKLKAHIDLEDIEIDTSTVDKIIKEIIVYENDNTNTHNKINIESIKKVILRELKLTNKDIEGNSKKPEITKARHIYAYLLRNFTELSTIEIGKIIGGKTHSTVLYSINKIDKERNNDLEINNLIIELMNKINKK from the coding sequence ATGCAAGAGGGAAAAAACATATGGAGCTTAATTTTAGCAGCAATAAGGAAAGAGCTTTCTGAAGAAGAATTTTACATATGGTTTGAAAATTTATATTTCATAGATGCAACTGATGAGAATATAAAAATATCTGCTCCAAATTCTTTTCATAAAAATCAAGTAGAAAAAAGATTTGCCAAAAGAATCAAAGAAATTCTCATTGAAAAAGGCCATAATACAATTAATGTTGAATTTATAAATTCACCAAATGACTCTAAGACTCATAACATGGAATCAAAAAATATCTCATTAAAAGACATTTCTACACAACAAGATTCACCAGAAAAAAGAACGACCTTTAAAATTCACACTAAAAACATAATAGAGAGTACAAAACAATACACTACGAAAGAAGAAATTCACACGAAATATAGAAATCCTTTTCTTAAAAAGAAATACACATTTGAAAACTTCATTACAGGCCCAAATAATAAGCTTGCATATAATGCAAGCTTATCAATCGCAAAAAATCCAGGTAAAAAATATAATCCATGCCTAATTTATGGCGGAGTTGGTCTTGGCAAAACACATTTACTTCAAAGTATAGGCAATAAAACAGAAGAATTACATAAAGAATTTAAAATACTTTATGTAACTGCTGAAAATTTTTTAAATGAATTTGTAGAAAGCATAAAAACAAATGAAACAAAAAGATTTAAGAAGAAATACAGATATCTAGATATGCTACTACTAGATGATATTCATGATTTACAGAAAAAAGAAGGTATACAAGAAGAGCTTTTTCACACTTTCAATGCTCTTTATGAAGATAATAAACAAATGGTATTTACATGCGATAGACAACCCTCAGAACTCATAAATTTTACAGATAGACTTAAAAGCAGATTTACAAGAGGATTAAATGTCGACATATCAAAACCAAACTTTGAACTAAGAGTAGCAATTATAGAAAAAAAAGCAGAAGAAGATGGAATTAAAGTTCCAAAAAGCATTCTCAACTTAGTCGCTAAGAAAGTTACAACAAACATAAGAGATCTTGAAGCTGCGGTAACCAAATTAAAAGCTCATATAGACCTTGAAGATATAGAAATTGACACTAGCACAGTAGACAAAATAATTAAAGAGATAATAGTTTATGAGAACGATAACACAAATACGCATAACAAAATAAACATTGAAAGCATAAAAAAAGTTATCTTAAGGGAATTAAAGCTTACAAATAAGGATATTGAAGGCAACAGCAAAAAACCTGAAATCACAAAAGCAAGACACATTTATGCTTATCTTTTGAGGAATTTTACAGAGCTTTCAACAATTGAAATAGGTAAAATCATTGGGGGAAAAACCCATTCAACGGTGCTTTATTCAATAAATAAGATAGATAAAGAGAGAAACAATGACCTAGAAATTAACAATTTAATCATAGAACTTATGAACAAAATAAACAAAAAATAA